The DNA segment ACGCCCGGCCCCGCGACGCCCCGCGGGGCCGAACCGTCTGTTGACCTGATCCGGCCCGGACCAGCCCCCGCGGCACCTGAGCGGACCAGTGCCCGGCTTGATAGGGCGGGCCCGGCACCACTGGTACGATGTCGGCGTGCCACGCAGGAAGATTGCGAAATACGGGCAGCACGCGCTGAGCGTTCACCGGGAGGGGCTTCCTCGGGAGCCGCAGCTTGTATACATCGCGTGCGCGAATAGGCGCGTGAAGTACCCGGCAGGTCTCAAGTCGAGAGTGGTGTACATCGGGACCACCGAACGGGGCGTGGCGCGGATCGCCGAGAGCGCGGCCAAGAAAACTACCGAACTTCTGACGGAGCACGGATTCAAAACGCTCCACTTCTTCGTGGTCAAGTGCCGTGGAGTCCAGAGCATCGCCATGTGGGAGAAGCTGGAGAGTGCGCTGCTCATGGAGTTCCGGGACATGTACGGCGTGTTGCCTAGGGGCAATCACAAAATCAGCAAGAAGTTCACGTGGGCGTCGATCGAGGAGCACTTCGTCAGGTCAGCGCTCCGGGACACCCTGCTGGCGTACGACTGATCCGAGGTACAGGGAGAGTCATGGCAATCTCAGAGAGGGATATCAAGCTGCTGTGGGGGCGTGCCGCGGGACATTGCTCGGCTCCCGGTTGCCTGGTCAGCCTTCTTCCGCTGCTCGACAACAGCGGAAGCGTCGTGATGGGCGAAATGGCGCACGTGATCGGGCGACGCCCGGGATCGGCGCGGAACGACAGCGGCGCTGGAGAGGGGGACGGCTACGACAATCTGATTCTCCTCTGCCCCAATCACCACACCGTTGTCGACAAGGCGGAGGCGGATTACCCGCCGGCGACGCTGCGGCAGTGGAAGGCGGTGTGGGAAGCCCGGGTATCGCGCCGCGTCCTGAAGCGGGTGTCCTCCCGGAGCGACGACATGCTGGACACGCGCCTCTGGACTTATTTCAACTTCGGGCTTGTGCTGAAGCTGCATCGGGAGCACTGCGCCGATCCGCCCCTCGGTTCACTCTCCCGCCTACGGCAGGGAGGGATCGTCGACGACGACGGCTTGCCACGAAGCGGGGATGGAGAGAAACGGTTCGGCCCTCCCCGAACGGTGTTCGAGACCTGGGCCCAGGACAAGGCGCGTCAGCTCCAGCAGTTCTACTCGGGGATTGTGGAGGGGCTGATTCATGAGACCCCGCCGCTTGACCTGGACGAGGTCTGGGGCATCCGCAAGCTGCGAAGCCTGCTCTACCCGATGGCCGTCGTGTCGTTGAATCGCCGGTGCCACTTCAAGACAGTGCGGAAGCAAGGCGAGAACGAGGAACGACGGGTGCGGTGCCGGGCGAAGGGCATCGAGGTCGTGTTCCAGATGGACTCGTGGAACGTGTTCAGCAGTTCGTCGCTCGACCTTCACTTCCGGGGGAGCACTCGGACCCTGGCGCTGTTGCTGGTGAGGAGCGTGGAGGCGTCGCCGGGGTCGGGCCCGATTCGCCTCGTCGTCAAGACGACACCAATCGCCCTTGGGGCGGGGTTTCCTCCGAGCAGCGACCGGACGCCGGCGATCGCATGGCGCAAATGCGAGAGCGACGAGGACGAGGCTTTCTAGCATTGGGGCGTCACCGTGGTTGTCGAGGACGCGGCCTGCCGCACATCATGGTCGGCGTGGCTGATCAACTTCGCGATGATCTCTGCCGCGGTCTTCTGGATGCGGTCGAGCGACGCGGCCAGCGTCTCGGTCTTCCCGTCGTAGAGCTGGATGTAGTCGCTCGCGGCGGTTCCGGTCTCCAGCCCGATGGCGGAGGACACGACGAACGCCACCGCCTCGGCCTCGGTCTCCCGCACGGTCTTGGAGATCTCTTTCCGGTCCTCGCCTCGGTGCAGCAGCTCGTGGGCCAGCTCGTGCACGATCACTGCGAACTCACGGGCCGGCGGCAAGCCGGGCCGCACGCTGATCCGCCCGCCGCGTGAGACGCCGTCCGCCCCCATCGGCAGGTCCTCGGTGTCCAGCGTGATGCCCCGCTCCGCGACGAGGGCCTTGATCCGCTCCAGGTGCACGCCCGGATCGCCGGCGACCTGCGGCGGCTCGGGCAGCTCTGCGCCCTCGGTCTGCGCCACGTCGAACACGTGCACGCCGCGGAACCGGAGGACCGGACGGGACTTGCCCTCATTGCTCTCGTCCTCGTCCCTCGGCTTGATCAGCATCGGCGCCAGGATGGCGATCCCCTTCTCGCCCTTCTTGACGAACCGGCCCAGCGACTTCCAGGTGTGGAACCCGGCGACGTGGGTCGCCTCCGGCCGTTGCCAGAGGATGAGCATCACGTTCCCGAAGCTGTACTTGTGGAACCGGGCCAACACGGCGAGGTACTTCGTGAGCGCCTCACTCTTGCCTGCGGCCAGCGCGGTGGCGAGTGATTCGAGGGCCTGATCGGCGATCTTCTTGACTTGGTCGGCTTTCATGGATTCTGCTCCTGGTGCGGGTCCCGCGACGTGCGGTCCCTTCACCGGGCAAGGGACCACTCGCGGGTGCACCAGGGAGCAAGCGGCGCGGCCGTTCCTCTACACCGTCGCTTCCTCCACCCGCCCGCCGGAGAGCCCGCCTCTGCACAGCCGAGTGCCAGATCCAGTCCCGTCCCTGCGGGACCTGGCGCGAGGCGTGCCCGGCTCGAAGGCGGGCAGAGCCAGCCGCGACGGCGGCCGCGCCGCGTCCGAAAGCCGACTCAGTCAAAGGGAAACCCGCCCCGGTCACACTGCCGCAGCTGCACCGATCGTGCAGCACTCACAGCGCCGTGCGGAACGTGCCCGGCCGGGAGGAAATGGGACGAAAGGCCAACTTGTCAGACGCTCGCGGGGTCCACGTCAGTCGCGACGGTGCAGGCAACGCGGGAACGGGATGCCCCGCGCGATACGAGCCGGTCAGCCAGTAGGGACTGTGGTGAAGTCGACCTCTTCGCGCCTGTTCGATGCGGTGAACTTGCCGCTACTGAGCGACCGTCACGGCCCGCCGGAGCATGGAGATCGGATCGGCCATCGTCGGCAGCACCGCGAGGATCTGCACCGCCTCGGGCGTGACGCGGTAGAGCACGCCGAAGGGGAACCGATGCGTCAGGGCCCGTCGCACACCCGGGTGCACCTCGGGGCACGAGAGGGGGAACTCCTCGATCCGCACCGCGGCGCCGCGGATCTCGGCGAGGAACTCTCGTCCGAGTCCGGGCCTCGTGGCGTCGTACGCGGATGCCGCATTGGCGATCTCGAACACTGCCGGCGGCGCGATGACCACCGGCAGGAGGCGGGTCTGGTGCGGGAGGGGGGTCATCGCCGCGCGATCCGGACGATGGCGGCGTCGAAGGGCTCACAGACCATGAGGCCCGAGTCGATCGCTGCGATGCGGCCCTGGATCTCGATGACCTCGGCATCTGTCAGCAGCGCGGCCTCGACGGAGTCGCGGACGCTCTCCCAGAGCCGCTGGGCAAGGTCGATCCGCTCGGTGACGGACAAGGCCGAGAAGTCAAAGTCGTGGTGTCCCGTTGGGTGCACGCAATCCTCCATCTGTGTGGGTTTGGTGGGGAGAATGACACGCTCGATTGACCTTGTAAAGGGCGGAGTTGCCAGTGCAGGGTGACCGCCAGGCCTCTACGTTTCCCTGCTAACCTTGCTACCGATGCCACCTGCCCGGCCGACTACGAAGGGGATCCTGCAGCGTGGGTTTCTTCCCAAAGAGCTGCCTCCCTGTTTTGACTCCACGACCTTCGCGGTGTTCGCGCACGCAAGGGCGAAGTCTCTCTCGGGGGCCTACGCCGGGAAGTGGACGAGGTCGGTGCGGTACAACCTTGTACGCCCCGGGGGTGGAAGGCGGGTGCTGTCGATTCCGAATCCGCTCGGGTACGCCTGTCTGGCAGCGACGCTGCTGGAAGACTGGCCGGCACTCTCGCGGCAGTGTCAAGGATCACCGCTGTCACAAAGCACGCCGCGGGCGGGACTTGAGGGAGAGCGGGAGGTCATGCCCGCCAAGGAGCTCAGGTCACTCTTCGACTTGCGGCTTGGGAACCGGGCAGAATCGGGCTACATGGTTCGGGCGGACGTGCTCGATTTCTATGGGTCGATCTACACGCACAGCGTTCCGTGGGCGCTTGTAGGAAAGAGCGTGGCCAAGGGTCGGGTGCGCGGGAAGGCGGCGAAGGGATCCAAGCCTTGGCCGGACCGACTCGACGAGGCGTTGCGGAATGTCCAAGACGGACAGACGAACGGAATCGACGTCGGGCCGGACAGCTCGTTCGTGATTTCCGAACTGCTGCTCTCGGTGGTCGACACGGAATTGAAGAAACGAATCCCTGGCATTCGGGGGTTTCGGTACTACGACGACTATGAGCTCTACTTTTCGGAGCGGAGCGAAGCGGAGGAGGGGTTGGCGGCGCTGCAGGACGCGTTGCTCGAGATGGAACTGGTGCTGAACCCGCGAAAGACCGAGGTTGTCGCGCTCCCGCAACCTCTCGACTTCAGATGGGCGATGGAGCTTCGGCAAGCCGCCCGCGGGATCGGAGGCCGACGCACGCAGCGGGATAGCTTGGTCGACCTGTTCGAGCGGTCGTTCTCGCTCATCGCAGGGGGCACCAGGGAGCACGTTCTCCGATATGCGGTGGGCCTCGTGCAGGAGGAGTTCCTGCACCCCGACAACTGGCCGGTGTATGAGAAACTGCTCTGGCAGGCCTCGCACGTCGAGCCTGCGATTCTCCCCGCGGTTCTGGGCGAAGTCCTGAGGTATCGCGATATGGGATTGGCAGACGGCGGCGAGGCTCCGATTGACCTCGAGATGGCCGGCGACGTCCTGAACCGCCACATCATGCGGTCGCTGCGACAGGCCACTTCGCACGAGGTGGCGTGGGCGGTCTGGGGACTCGCGGCGCTGGAACGATCTATGGAGAAGGACGCAGCGGTCGCTGCGTGCAAGTCGGTGGATGCGGTCGTGGCGGTCATGATGTTGCTCGCGGACGAGCGGGGGATCATTGACAAAGGCTTCACAACCGACGCATGGACGGATGCCGCAGCGCCGGAGGCTCTCGCGACCGGCGTCTGGTTGCTGGCGTACGAGGCTGGCGTCCGCGGCACGAAGCTCGGGAGCTTGGCAGCCGGGCAGGGCTGGTCGGCAAGCCCGTTCGAGGAAATGTTCGAGAAAATGAAGCGGGCCGGCGTGACGTTCACTGCGGATCGCTTTGGATACTCGGAGGAGGATTTCGATTCCGATGAGTACGACTACTCGTTCGATGACGACGACGAGGACGACGATGAGGAGGATGTCGATGAAGACTGGGACGACGACGACGATGATGGAGGCGTGAGGTTCTAACTGGTCACATTGCGAGTGCCGACGTGTCACAGCCGCGAAGGAACCCGGACACCGCTACGCTTCGGGCTGGGGCAGTGTGTATCCCCCGGAATGAGAGCTCAACGTGGACATGTCGTTTCGCCGTCGGTGGCTCGGACTTCCTCGAGTGGTGTGTGTCGCCCTCGCCACCGCCGCCCCGGCTTCGGCGGGTGTGCTGTTCAACAACGGCCCCATCGTGACCAATCCCACCGGCGGCACCGGCGCCATCGCCGGGCTGCCCATCAGCCAGGCGGACGGGTTCACCGTCCCGGGGTCGACGTTCATCTTCTCCACCACCGGCATCGGTGCGACGGTCCCCGCCAACGTGTCGGTGGCCGAGGATTTCACGGTCCCCGCCGGGCCCGGCTGGGATCTGGACAGCGTCACGCTCTTCGCCTTCCAGACCTCGCAGACGACGCCGACGGTGACGAGCGTCCGCCTCAACCTCTGGACCGCGGCCCCGTTCTCGGCCGGCTCGCCGGCGCCGCTCCCCGATCCCTTGCCGCAGCCGGTGCTCTCGGTGCCGCTGACCCTCGCGGCCGGGCCGGGCACATTCGTCGCGCACCGCCAGAGCCCGACGAGCACCTCGACGGTCCGGCCGGTCTTCTCGTACACGGTTTCCCTGGACAGCCTGCCCAACGGCGGCGTCCTCGCGCCGGGGACGTACTGGCTGGAGTGGTCGTTCGAGGGGGCGGCGACCCCGTCCTCCAACGTGTTCGTGCCGCTGGTGTCTCCGCGGACCGCGGTGCCGGAGCACAACGCCCGGCTGTTCAATGCGCTGAACTCCTCCGATACCCGCGACTGGTTCGAGGGGCGCGAGGGGTTCGTCGCCGGCGAGTCCGAGGGCCGGGCGTACTCACTCCCCTTCGTGCTGGGCGGAACCGTGGTCCCCACTCCCGCCAGCGGGATGGGCCTGGCGATCGGAGCCGCGGCGGCCTTGCGCCGCCGACGCCGGCCGATCTCTTCCGGGCCCCGGGCTTGTGAACCCCAGGCGTGAAAGAACGGACCCGCCCCGTCAAGGGCGGGCCCGCCCGGTGGGTCGAAGGCGCTACTCCTTCTTCTCGGAGTCGACGCGGAGGGTGAGGCGGCCGTCCAGCGGCACGCACTCGACCTGGACGTTGAAGCCCTTGCCGTCGGCGTGCGCCCACGCGGACCCGATGCGGGTCCAGAAGGACTTCTTCTGCTCGCCGGTCCCCACGTCGCGGACGTGGTAGACGGTGTGGCTGGGGGCCTTGCCGGAAGCGCCCTGGGCCTGGCTGGTGGTGCTGGTGTTGCTGTTCATACGAGTCTCCTTTCGAGAGGTTGTGAGGCCGCGACTATCGCGACCTGATGGCACTCCTCGCGAGCCGGACGAGACGGAGACAGATCGCTGTCGTTCCGTCAAGCGGAAACTGGGAGGGACCCGTCGAGCTGCAGCCCCCTCGCGGGCGAAGCGAGCGGGAGGAACCGGGTTTCTGCTGGACGGACCGGCGACGGCTCGACCGTGCCAGCAGCAGCGTCGCGACTGGTCGGGCGGCCTCGATCTCGAAAGGCCCAAGACTCGCAGAGCACCACGCACCCGCAGCGGCCCGGCGCCGACCAGTCCCGCCACATCGTCACTCTTCTCGCTCCCGCGAGGACCGGAGAGCACAAGTCTCATTCGGCCCGCATCCGCGTGGGTGATCGCCAGGCAGGAGTTCCAGGTTGCACCGTGCAATCTGCGACGGTCACCCCACATATCGCGCATCGCCGAGAACCGCAGCGCCGAGCCTCCCGTAGGGCGGGCCAGTAGCCGCGGGTCACGCTCGCGTTTACCGGTTGGTAACTACTTCTGTGGTAAGGTCGAAGATGCTCCGCATCGTCCAGAACACCTCCGTCGGCGGCGCCAAGAGCTACTACTCCACCGCCGATTACTACACCGAGGGCCAGGAGCTCACCGGCACCTGGCGCGGCCTGGGCGCGGAGCGCCTCGGCCTCTCGG comes from the Phycisphaeraceae bacterium genome and includes:
- a CDS encoding HNH endonuclease — translated: MAISERDIKLLWGRAAGHCSAPGCLVSLLPLLDNSGSVVMGEMAHVIGRRPGSARNDSGAGEGDGYDNLILLCPNHHTVVDKAEADYPPATLRQWKAVWEARVSRRVLKRVSSRSDDMLDTRLWTYFNFGLVLKLHREHCADPPLGSLSRLRQGGIVDDDGLPRSGDGEKRFGPPRTVFETWAQDKARQLQQFYSGIVEGLIHETPPLDLDEVWGIRKLRSLLYPMAVVSLNRRCHFKTVRKQGENEERRVRCRAKGIEVVFQMDSWNVFSSSSLDLHFRGSTRTLALLLVRSVEASPGSGPIRLVVKTTPIALGAGFPPSSDRTPAIAWRKCESDEDEAF
- a CDS encoding type II toxin-antitoxin system RelE/ParE family toxin; amino-acid sequence: MTPLPHQTRLLPVVIAPPAVFEIANAASAYDATRPGLGREFLAEIRGAAVRIEEFPLSCPEVHPGVRRALTHRFPFGVLYRVTPEAVQILAVLPTMADPISMLRRAVTVAQ
- a CDS encoding addiction module protein; translated protein: MHPTGHHDFDFSALSVTERIDLAQRLWESVRDSVEAALLTDAEVIEIQGRIAAIDSGLMVCEPFDAAIVRIARR
- a CDS encoding RNA-directed DNA polymerase, producing MPAKELRSLFDLRLGNRAESGYMVRADVLDFYGSIYTHSVPWALVGKSVAKGRVRGKAAKGSKPWPDRLDEALRNVQDGQTNGIDVGPDSSFVISELLLSVVDTELKKRIPGIRGFRYYDDYELYFSERSEAEEGLAALQDALLEMELVLNPRKTEVVALPQPLDFRWAMELRQAARGIGGRRTQRDSLVDLFERSFSLIAGGTREHVLRYAVGLVQEEFLHPDNWPVYEKLLWQASHVEPAILPAVLGEVLRYRDMGLADGGEAPIDLEMAGDVLNRHIMRSLRQATSHEVAWAVWGLAALERSMEKDAAVAACKSVDAVVAVMMLLADERGIIDKGFTTDAWTDAAAPEALATGVWLLAYEAGVRGTKLGSLAAGQGWSASPFEEMFEKMKRAGVTFTADRFGYSEEDFDSDEYDYSFDDDDEDDDEEDVDEDWDDDDDDGGVRF